One bacterium genomic window carries:
- a CDS encoding tetratricopeptide repeat protein produces MKAGRRQEGGGRRGLRLVLITLLILAAAAATTGCKSRADKFSLAQRFNGVGIALYGRGNIPEALERFQKAAGYAPDFAFARNNSGVGFYHLGQVELAVAEFRTAAALSPETAEIHGNLGVALMVLGQFDEAEKELVQAISLEPEYVLAYSNLGALRFRTGRPNAAIVTYRKGLAIDESNSRLHHNLGDALMAQGNYSDAVKEYNRALELNPDSTITFNNLAWAYAKRGVNIEDALALATAALEQDQENGFYYDTLGWIYFNQGKFEEALGALASATKFQPGIPEIHFHLGETYRWMGKNHEATEEYGRVIGLEPYGEWADRAQKAIWSIKGL; encoded by the coding sequence ATGAAAGCAGGGAGGAGGCAGGAGGGAGGAGGGAGGAGAGGGTTGCGGCTCGTGCTCATAACCCTCCTGATCCTTGCTGCTGCTGCGGCGACGACCGGGTGCAAGAGCAGGGCGGACAAGTTCTCCCTGGCCCAGAGGTTCAACGGGGTGGGGATCGCCCTGTACGGCCGGGGTAATATCCCGGAGGCGCTGGAGAGGTTCCAGAAGGCCGCCGGGTACGCCCCCGACTTCGCTTTCGCGAGGAACAACTCCGGGGTGGGGTTCTATCACCTGGGGCAGGTGGAGTTGGCTGTGGCCGAGTTCAGGACCGCGGCCGCGCTTTCCCCCGAGACCGCCGAGATCCACGGCAACCTTGGAGTGGCCCTCATGGTCCTGGGGCAGTTCGATGAAGCGGAAAAAGAACTGGTGCAGGCCATCTCCCTGGAACCGGAGTACGTGCTGGCCTACAGCAACCTGGGGGCTCTCCGGTTCCGGACCGGGCGGCCGAACGCGGCCATCGTCACCTACCGGAAAGGGCTTGCCATCGACGAAAGCAACAGCCGCCTGCACCACAACCTGGGGGATGCCCTCATGGCCCAGGGTAATTACAGCGACGCGGTAAAGGAGTACAACCGCGCCCTGGAGCTCAACCCGGACAGCACCATCACTTTCAATAACCTGGCGTGGGCCTACGCCAAGAGGGGGGTCAACATCGAGGACGCCCTGGCGCTTGCCACCGCGGCCCTGGAGCAGGACCAGGAGAACGGCTTTTACTACGACACCCTGGGGTGGATCTACTTCAACCAGGGGAAGTTCGAAGAAGCCCTCGGTGCGCTGGCGAGCGCTACGAAGTTCCAGCCTGGGATCCCTGAGATCCACTTCCACCTGGGGGAGACCTACCGGTGGATGGGGAAGAATCATGAGGCGACAGAGGAGTACGGGCGGGTGATCGGGCTGGAGCCGTATGGGGAATGGGCGGATCGGGCCCAGAAAGCCATCTGGTCAATAAAGGGTCTTTAA